One Rhodococcus sp. P1Y DNA window includes the following coding sequences:
- the infB gene encoding translation initiation factor IF-2 codes for MAGKARVHELAKELGVTSKELLARLKEQGEFVKSASSTVEAPVARRLRESFPSEKSDSGSDNGRPSDSTPKPSTGAKPGGPRPGPKPAARPTPAAPAATTPVEPAAPAPAAPAEPVAPAAEAPAPSRPTPAPARPAAPAEPAADEATPAQPAASASPAPAGPKPGAPGPKPGPKAPRVGNNPYSSAPTERPAPRPAPGSPRPGGAGRPAPGQSGARPAAAQGGTGRPAPGQGGPRPAPGQGGPRPSPGSMPPRPNPGAMPTRSARPGPAAGRPGRPGGAPGGRPGGGAGGGGGYRGGGAPGAPGGAPAGGAPAGGFRGRPGGGGRPGQRGAAAGAFGRPGGAVRRGRKSKRAKRAEYESMQAPAVGGVRLPRGNGETIRLARGASLSDFADKIDANPAALVQALFNLGEMVTATQSVNDETLELLGGEMNYVVQVVSPEDEDRELLDSFDLTYGEDAGGEEDLEQRPPVVTVMGHVDHGKTRLLDSIRNTAVREGEAGGITQHIGAYQVLTELEGNERLVTFIDTPGHEAFTAMRARGAKATDLAILVVAADDGVMPQTVEAINHAQAADVPIVVAVNKIDKEGANPDKIRQQLTEYGLVAEEYGGDTMFVDISAKQGTNIDALLEAVLLTADASLDLRANPDMDAQGVAIEAHLDRGRGPVATVLIARGTLRVGDSIVAGDAYGRVRRMVDEHGEDVTEALPSRPVQVIGFTSVPGAGDNLLVVDEDRIARQIADRRNARKRNALAAKSRKRISLDDLDAALKETSQLNLILKGDNSGTVEALEEALLGIQIDDEVELRVIDRGVGGVTETNVNLASASNAIIIGFNVRAEGKATELANREGVDIRYYSVIYQAIDEIEKALKGMLKPVYEEVALGQAEIRALFRSSKVGNIAGCLVTSGTIRRNAKARLLRDNTVVAETVTISSLRREKDDAVEVREGYECGLTVTYSDIKVGDVIEAYELREKPRD; via the coding sequence GTGGCAGGCAAGGCCCGCGTGCACGAGTTGGCAAAAGAACTCGGTGTCACCAGTAAGGAACTACTCGCACGGCTCAAAGAGCAAGGCGAGTTCGTCAAATCAGCATCGTCCACCGTCGAAGCGCCGGTAGCGCGTCGACTGCGTGAATCGTTCCCGTCCGAGAAGTCGGACTCCGGATCCGACAACGGCCGTCCGAGCGACAGCACACCCAAGCCGAGCACGGGTGCCAAGCCCGGTGGACCGCGACCAGGCCCCAAGCCTGCTGCGCGCCCCACCCCGGCAGCCCCGGCCGCGACCACTCCGGTGGAACCCGCAGCACCGGCACCGGCAGCACCCGCGGAGCCTGTGGCGCCCGCCGCTGAGGCGCCGGCACCGTCGCGTCCGACTCCTGCACCGGCTCGCCCGGCTGCACCAGCAGAGCCTGCTGCGGACGAAGCAACTCCGGCACAGCCGGCCGCATCTGCTTCGCCTGCACCCGCAGGCCCCAAGCCAGGCGCACCAGGACCGAAGCCCGGTCCCAAGGCGCCTCGTGTCGGCAACAATCCATACTCCTCGGCCCCGACCGAGCGTCCCGCTCCGCGTCCGGCACCGGGCAGCCCCCGCCCAGGCGGTGCCGGTCGTCCGGCTCCAGGCCAAAGCGGAGCACGTCCGGCAGCGGCTCAGGGCGGTACCGGTCGTCCGGCTCCGGGTCAGGGCGGCCCTCGCCCGGCTCCGGGTCAGGGTGGACCTCGTCCGAGCCCCGGCTCGATGCCTCCTCGTCCGAACCCAGGTGCAATGCCGACTCGTTCGGCGCGCCCGGGACCGGCTGCAGGTCGCCCCGGTCGCCCAGGCGGCGCACCGGGTGGACGCCCAGGTGGCGGCGCCGGTGGTGGCGGAGGCTACCGCGGTGGCGGTGCCCCGGGAGCTCCAGGTGGAGCACCGGCAGGCGGCGCACCCGCAGGTGGATTCCGCGGTCGTCCCGGCGGCGGTGGCCGTCCGGGCCAGCGCGGCGCAGCGGCAGGTGCATTCGGTCGTCCCGGCGGCGCTGTCCGTCGTGGCCGCAAGTCGAAGCGGGCGAAACGCGCCGAGTACGAAAGCATGCAGGCTCCCGCAGTCGGCGGCGTCAGGCTGCCCCGCGGCAACGGTGAGACCATCCGTCTCGCTCGCGGCGCATCGCTGTCGGACTTCGCGGACAAGATCGACGCCAACCCGGCTGCACTCGTTCAGGCACTGTTCAATCTCGGCGAGATGGTGACGGCAACTCAGTCGGTCAACGACGAGACGCTGGAACTGCTCGGCGGCGAGATGAACTACGTCGTGCAGGTCGTCAGTCCCGAGGACGAGGATCGCGAGCTGCTCGACAGCTTCGATCTCACCTACGGCGAGGACGCAGGCGGCGAGGAAGACCTCGAACAGCGCCCGCCTGTGGTCACGGTCATGGGTCACGTCGACCACGGCAAGACCAGATTGCTGGACTCGATCCGCAACACTGCAGTTCGCGAAGGCGAAGCAGGTGGCATCACCCAGCACATCGGTGCTTACCAGGTGCTGACCGAGCTCGAGGGCAATGAGCGTCTCGTGACGTTCATCGACACCCCCGGTCACGAGGCCTTCACGGCCATGCGTGCTCGTGGTGCCAAGGCCACCGACCTCGCGATCCTGGTCGTTGCCGCGGACGACGGCGTCATGCCGCAGACGGTGGAAGCGATCAACCACGCTCAGGCAGCTGACGTTCCGATCGTGGTTGCGGTCAACAAGATCGACAAGGAAGGCGCGAACCCGGACAAGATCCGGCAGCAGCTGACCGAATACGGTCTCGTGGCCGAGGAGTACGGCGGCGACACGATGTTCGTCGACATCTCCGCCAAGCAGGGCACCAACATCGATGCCCTTCTCGAAGCGGTGCTGTTGACCGCGGATGCCTCGTTGGATCTGCGCGCCAACCCGGACATGGACGCTCAGGGTGTTGCCATCGAGGCTCACCTCGACCGCGGTCGTGGACCAGTGGCCACTGTGCTCATCGCCCGCGGAACGCTGCGAGTCGGTGACTCGATCGTCGCCGGAGACGCCTACGGACGAGTTCGTCGAATGGTCGACGAGCATGGCGAAGACGTCACCGAAGCGCTGCCGTCGCGTCCGGTGCAGGTCATCGGTTTCACTTCGGTACCGGGTGCAGGCGACAACCTGCTCGTGGTCGACGAGGACCGGATCGCCCGCCAGATCGCCGATCGACGCAACGCACGCAAGCGCAACGCGCTCGCCGCGAAGAGTCGCAAGCGCATCAGCCTCGATGATCTCGATGCAGCTCTGAAGGAGACTTCGCAGCTGAACTTGATCCTCAAGGGTGACAACTCGGGAACCGTCGAAGCGCTCGAAGAGGCTCTGCTCGGTATCCAGATCGACGACGAGGTCGAGTTGCGCGTCATCGACCGCGGTGTCGGTGGCGTCACGGAGACCAACGTCAACCTGGCGTCGGCATCCAATGCGATCATCATCGGCTTCAACGTTCGCGCGGAGGGCAAAGCCACCGAGCTCGCCAACCGCGAGGGCGTCGACATCCGGTACTACTCGGTGATCTACCAGGCGATCGACGAGATCGAGAAGGCCCTCAAGGGCATGCTCAAGCCGGTCTACGAAGAGGTCGCTCTCGGCCAGGCCGAGATCCGTGCTCTGTTCCGTTCCTCCAAGGTCGGAAACATCGCCGGTTGCCTCGTCACCTCCGGTACGATCCGTCGCAATGCCAAGGCGCGACTACTGCGTGACAACACAGTGGTTGCCGAGACCGTCACGATCTCCTCGCTTCGCCGCGAGAAGGACGACGCGGTCGAGGTTCGCGAAGGATACGAGTGCGGTCTCACCGTCACGTACTCGGATATCAAGGTCGGCGACGTCATCGAGGCGTACGAGCTCCGTGAGAAGCCGCGCGACTGA
- a CDS encoding DUF503 domain-containing protein → MYLGALELDVLLGDVRSLADKRSTVEPVLSALARFGVSAAETGEQSRFRRSLFGIAAVGSDVDGLHDKLDECERHVAERHDLELLAVRRRIFGPED, encoded by the coding sequence GTGTACCTGGGTGCCCTCGAGCTCGATGTGTTGCTGGGTGACGTTCGATCGCTCGCCGACAAGCGTTCCACCGTCGAGCCCGTCCTGTCTGCGCTTGCGCGGTTCGGTGTATCGGCTGCCGAGACGGGTGAGCAGAGCCGCTTTCGTCGGTCGTTGTTCGGTATTGCCGCGGTGGGATCGGACGTCGACGGCCTACACGACAAGCTCGACGAATGCGAGCGGCACGTCGCCGAGCGGCATGATCTGGAATTGTTGGCAGTAAGAAGACGAATTTTCGGTCCCGAGGACTGA
- the rbfA gene encoding 30S ribosome-binding factor RbfA, giving the protein MVDQARARRLSKRIAAIVATAIDHEIKDPRLAFVTVTDCKVTADLHDATVFYTVMGEDLDTAPDLQAAAAGLEKAKGVLRSKVGAGTGVRFTPTLTFVTDTVPDTARHMEELLERARQADSEVARVAASAKPAGDPDPYKAPRETVSDSESTDVD; this is encoded by the coding sequence ATGGTGGACCAGGCGAGAGCTCGCAGACTCTCCAAGAGAATTGCCGCCATCGTTGCGACGGCCATCGATCACGAGATCAAGGATCCGCGGCTGGCGTTCGTGACAGTCACCGACTGCAAGGTCACAGCGGACCTTCACGATGCAACGGTGTTCTACACCGTGATGGGCGAGGACCTCGATACTGCACCCGACCTGCAGGCAGCGGCTGCCGGTCTGGAGAAGGCCAAGGGAGTGTTGCGGTCCAAGGTCGGCGCGGGAACGGGCGTTCGGTTCACGCCGACGTTGACGTTCGTGACCGATACCGTGCCCGACACGGCTCGTCATATGGAGGAACTGCTCGAACGTGCTCGCCAGGCAGACAGTGAGGTCGCACGCGTGGCCGCCTCGGCAAAGCCTGCGGGAGATCCGGATCCGTACAAGGCGCCGCGCGAGACGGTTTCGGACTCCGAGTCCACCGACGTGGACTGA
- a CDS encoding DHH family phosphoesterase gives MTTTAPTSVNDAFAAAIELLESARTATVLCHVQPDADTIGSGLAIALVLRRRGVSVQVAFASPRELPESMNELPGRDLLAAPDDVRGVVDLVVTVDAGSRGRLGTLADRIDAADACLVIDHHRSNTHFGTLNIVDADAESTTAVIVRLLDAWNVPVDADLAHCLFAGLVTDTGSFRWVRPGSHLLAERLLATGIDGAAIARKLLDNHPFGWLPMLGSVLGSATLVPEAVGGRGLVYAAILRGDSAGLRSEEIESVIDIVRTTSEAEIAAVFKQQSGDEWTVSLRSKTAVDVAAVASRLDGGGHRNAAGYTAHGTKADVVDALIDALG, from the coding sequence GTGACGACGACGGCGCCGACTTCCGTGAACGACGCGTTCGCGGCTGCGATCGAACTTCTGGAGTCGGCCAGGACGGCGACCGTTCTGTGCCACGTGCAACCGGATGCCGACACCATCGGCAGCGGCCTGGCAATTGCTCTCGTCCTTCGACGACGCGGGGTGTCGGTGCAGGTCGCGTTCGCGAGTCCCCGTGAACTCCCGGAGTCGATGAACGAGCTGCCGGGCCGGGATCTACTCGCTGCCCCGGACGACGTTCGGGGCGTCGTAGACCTGGTGGTGACGGTCGACGCCGGAAGTCGCGGTCGACTCGGCACCCTTGCGGACCGCATCGACGCGGCCGATGCGTGCCTCGTGATCGATCACCATCGTTCGAACACACATTTCGGCACCCTGAACATCGTCGATGCCGATGCGGAGTCGACAACCGCGGTCATCGTGCGGTTGCTCGACGCCTGGAATGTTCCGGTGGACGCCGATCTTGCACATTGTCTGTTCGCTGGGTTGGTCACCGACACCGGTTCGTTCCGGTGGGTACGCCCCGGATCACACCTTCTCGCCGAAAGGCTCCTCGCGACCGGTATCGACGGTGCCGCAATCGCGCGCAAGCTACTGGACAATCATCCCTTCGGATGGTTGCCGATGCTCGGGTCCGTACTCGGTTCGGCGACGCTCGTCCCGGAAGCTGTTGGCGGCCGCGGGCTCGTCTACGCAGCGATCCTCAGAGGGGACTCGGCCGGGTTGCGTTCGGAGGAGATCGAGAGCGTGATCGATATCGTTCGCACTACGTCCGAGGCAGAGATTGCTGCTGTGTTCAAACAACAATCCGGTGACGAGTGGACAGTGTCCCTTCGGTCCAAGACCGCCGTCGACGTAGCGGCGGTGGCATCGCGTCTCGATGGCGGCGGTCACCGCAATGCCGCCGGATACACCGCTCACGGAACGAAAGCCGATGTCGTCGATGCCCTGATCGATGCCCTCGGCTGA
- a CDS encoding MATE family efflux transporter — translation MPSAETSATEEASPRRIVGLALPALGVLAAEPLYLLFDAAVVGRLGALPLAGLAVGGLVLAQVSTQLTFLSYGTTARAARLHGAGRERDAVREGVQATWLALGIGVVIIGVMQILCGPILSLIGGGGDIADAATEWFRVAVVGVPFILISLAGNGWMRGVQDTVRPLRYVLTGLGLSALLCPVLVHGLVGFPDLGLVGSAIANVVGQCVAGAFFVGAVVRAGVPLRPSWTVMRAQLVLGRDLVLRSLAFQACFLSAAAVASRFGAASVAANQVVLHMWNLVSLTLDSLAIAAQTLVGAALGRSDVGGATRLGWRLTIWSTVFAVVIAAVFAGGYSVIPGLFNTDQSVIEAMHSIWWVFVAIVPIAGVVFALDGVLLGAGDAAFLRTATLVCALVGFLPSIWMALAFDWGLRGIWFGLGIFVALRMIAVVARTLSGKWALVGADIQRGTV, via the coding sequence ATGCCCTCGGCTGAGACGAGCGCAACCGAGGAGGCGTCGCCACGCCGGATAGTCGGACTTGCGCTGCCCGCTCTCGGCGTTCTCGCGGCGGAACCGCTCTACCTACTGTTCGATGCTGCGGTCGTAGGTCGCCTCGGTGCACTACCGCTCGCCGGGCTGGCTGTCGGAGGTCTGGTTCTGGCCCAGGTCAGCACTCAGCTGACATTCCTGTCGTACGGTACGACCGCGCGAGCTGCTCGGCTACATGGGGCAGGCCGGGAACGGGACGCAGTGCGGGAAGGCGTACAGGCCACATGGCTGGCCCTCGGGATCGGTGTCGTGATCATCGGCGTCATGCAGATCCTGTGCGGGCCCATCCTGTCGTTGATCGGTGGCGGGGGAGACATCGCGGACGCGGCAACCGAGTGGTTCCGTGTTGCAGTCGTCGGCGTCCCGTTCATTCTGATCTCTCTTGCAGGTAACGGGTGGATGCGAGGGGTTCAGGACACGGTCAGACCTTTGCGTTACGTGCTGACAGGACTTGGCCTTTCGGCGCTGCTCTGTCCGGTACTCGTGCACGGCCTCGTCGGCTTTCCCGACCTAGGGCTGGTGGGTTCGGCAATCGCGAACGTAGTCGGGCAGTGTGTCGCGGGCGCGTTCTTCGTCGGTGCAGTTGTTCGAGCAGGTGTACCTCTGCGGCCTTCGTGGACGGTGATGCGTGCGCAGCTGGTGCTCGGCCGCGACCTCGTCCTACGCAGTCTTGCATTTCAAGCGTGCTTCCTCTCCGCGGCGGCCGTGGCCTCGAGATTCGGTGCTGCGTCGGTGGCGGCGAACCAAGTAGTGCTGCATATGTGGAACCTTGTGTCGCTCACCCTCGACTCGCTCGCGATCGCGGCACAAACACTGGTGGGGGCAGCGCTCGGTAGATCCGACGTCGGCGGTGCGACGCGCCTCGGGTGGCGCCTGACGATCTGGTCGACGGTGTTCGCTGTCGTTATCGCCGCGGTGTTCGCAGGTGGCTACTCGGTGATTCCTGGTCTGTTCAACACGGACCAGTCGGTAATCGAGGCCATGCACTCGATCTGGTGGGTGTTCGTGGCGATCGTTCCCATCGCGGGTGTCGTCTTCGCACTCGATGGTGTACTGCTCGGAGCCGGCGACGCCGCGTTCCTCCGCACTGCCACGCTGGTATGCGCGTTGGTCGGATTTCTTCCGTCGATTTGGATGGCCCTTGCGTTCGACTGGGGTCTGCGCGGAATCTGGTTCGGACTCGGCATCTTCGTCGCACTGCGCATGATCGCTGTCGTCGCACGGACGCTGTCGGGAAAATGGGCTCTCGTCGGTGCTGACATTCAGCGTGGGACCGTCTGA
- a CDS encoding sulfate/molybdate ABC transporter ATP-binding protein, whose translation MSSISLRAEITQRGVNFEFEAADGETVAVLGPNGTGKTTLLSLVAGLLRPDTGRVVLGHDVVTDTATGTFVPPHARGVASLTQKALLFPHLSAEANVSFAPRSRGIGRRDARTAARTWLEAVGALELADRRPNKLSGGQAQRVAIARALAADPRVLLLDEPMAALDIDTAPAVRRLLRTVLREQRRTAVIVTHDLLDALALADTVIVVDEGRIVERGPTTEVLTAPRSAFAARIAGVNLVAGTADGACSVTTSWDTMVHGHGEPVTGSAVAVFAPSSVAVHLDAPHASPRNIFSVTIAEMDVQGATVRLRAAKNPDGSPGIAADVTPAAVADLLLEPGMEVYFVVKSQEVTIHPSSR comes from the coding sequence GTGAGTTCGATATCTCTCCGTGCCGAAATCACGCAGCGTGGAGTGAATTTCGAGTTCGAGGCGGCGGACGGCGAAACGGTTGCCGTTCTCGGTCCGAACGGCACCGGAAAGACGACTCTTCTCTCGCTTGTTGCGGGCCTGCTCAGGCCGGACACCGGACGCGTCGTCCTCGGACACGACGTCGTCACCGACACCGCCACAGGAACTTTCGTTCCGCCTCACGCACGCGGCGTCGCCAGTCTGACGCAGAAGGCACTGCTGTTTCCTCACCTGTCCGCCGAGGCGAACGTCTCGTTCGCACCGCGCAGCCGCGGAATCGGCAGGCGTGACGCCCGCACTGCGGCACGGACGTGGCTCGAGGCGGTGGGCGCTCTCGAGCTCGCCGACCGGCGGCCGAACAAACTGTCGGGCGGACAAGCGCAGCGCGTCGCCATCGCTCGAGCTTTGGCGGCCGACCCGCGAGTCCTTCTGCTCGACGAACCGATGGCCGCACTCGACATCGACACCGCACCCGCGGTACGACGCCTTCTGCGCACGGTGCTGCGTGAACAGCGACGCACAGCCGTCATCGTCACCCACGACCTGCTCGACGCTCTCGCTCTGGCGGACACCGTCATCGTCGTCGACGAAGGCAGAATCGTCGAGCGCGGCCCGACGACCGAGGTTCTCACCGCGCCGCGCAGTGCATTCGCCGCACGAATCGCAGGCGTCAACCTCGTCGCCGGGACCGCGGACGGCGCCTGCTCGGTGACAACGAGCTGGGACACGATGGTGCACGGCCACGGCGAACCCGTCACAGGCAGCGCGGTCGCTGTGTTCGCACCGTCCTCGGTCGCGGTCCACCTCGACGCCCCGCACGCCAGCCCACGCAACATCTTTTCCGTCACGATCGCCGAGATGGACGTACAGGGCGCAACCGTTCGTCTACGCGCGGCGAAGAATCCGGACGGCAGCCCGGGTATCGCAGCCGACGTCACTCCTGCCGCTGTCGCCGACCTGTTACTCGAACCGGGCATGGAGGTGTACTTCGTCGTCAAGAGTCAGGAGGTGACGATTCACCCGTCTTCGAGATGA
- a CDS encoding ABC transporter permease, producing the protein MFVPAAIGALFVVLPLVAILLKIDWSNFVSLVTSESSRTALLLSLKTAATSTVLCVIFGVPMALVLARTEFPGLSVLRALVLLPLVLPPVVGGIALLYTFGRLGLLGEYLDAWGISIAFSTTAVVLAQTFVSIPFLVVSLEGALRTSGRDYETIAATLGARPTTVLRRITIPLVLPGLVSGAVLAFARALGEFGATLTFAGSLEGKTRTLPLEIYLQRETDADAAVALSLLLIVVAAIIVVAARGRRVGGAL; encoded by the coding sequence ATGTTCGTTCCCGCGGCGATCGGAGCATTGTTCGTCGTTCTCCCCCTCGTCGCGATTCTCCTGAAAATCGATTGGTCCAACTTCGTTTCGCTCGTCACCTCCGAATCTTCGCGAACAGCATTGCTGTTGAGTCTGAAGACAGCTGCGACGAGCACTGTTCTGTGCGTGATCTTCGGAGTCCCGATGGCGCTGGTGCTCGCACGCACAGAGTTCCCCGGACTGTCCGTTCTCCGTGCACTTGTACTGCTCCCCCTCGTTCTGCCGCCGGTAGTCGGCGGAATCGCGTTGCTCTACACATTCGGTCGACTCGGATTGCTCGGCGAATACCTCGACGCATGGGGAATCTCGATTGCATTCTCGACGACAGCGGTCGTACTTGCGCAGACCTTCGTCTCGATCCCCTTCCTCGTCGTCAGTCTCGAGGGCGCGCTGCGCACCTCGGGCCGCGACTACGAGACGATTGCCGCGACTCTCGGAGCCAGACCCACCACCGTCCTGCGGCGGATCACCATTCCATTGGTACTTCCCGGTCTCGTCTCCGGCGCTGTGCTCGCATTCGCCCGCGCTCTCGGTGAATTCGGCGCAACCCTGACATTCGCGGGATCGTTGGAAGGCAAGACTCGCACGCTACCGCTGGAGATCTACCTGCAACGCGAAACCGATGCCGATGCCGCTGTTGCGCTGTCGCTGCTTCTCATCGTGGTCGCCGCGATCATCGTCGTCGCGGCGCGAGGTCGACGGGTCGGCGGCGCCCTGTGA
- the modA gene encoding molybdate ABC transporter substrate-binding protein: MKRSLAPALVALVAPAALLAGCSSPENPTSSTDTAATAAHSDVTGSITVFAAASLKATFTELAESFEAENPGTSVEFNFASSSDLVTQLAQGAPADVFASADTNNMTKAVDGDLIEGEPVNFATNTLTIVTAPGNPKNIGSFADLANPDVLTVICAPQVPCGSATKKVEESTAVTIPAVSEESAVTDVLGKVTSGQADAGLVYVTDAAGVGDQVTAVPFTESSTAVNTYPIAVLKSSENAATASAFETLVTSDAGRRVLADAGFAAP, from the coding sequence TTGAAACGATCACTCGCCCCGGCCCTCGTCGCACTGGTAGCACCTGCTGCTCTCCTGGCCGGATGTTCCAGCCCGGAGAATCCCACCAGTTCGACCGATACGGCTGCTACCGCCGCACACTCGGACGTCACCGGTTCCATCACAGTGTTCGCGGCCGCTTCCCTGAAGGCGACATTCACCGAACTCGCGGAAAGCTTCGAGGCCGAGAACCCCGGCACCTCGGTCGAATTCAACTTCGCGAGTTCCTCCGACCTCGTCACGCAGCTCGCCCAGGGGGCGCCTGCGGATGTCTTCGCGTCCGCCGACACCAACAACATGACCAAGGCAGTCGACGGTGACCTCATCGAGGGCGAACCCGTGAACTTCGCGACCAACACACTGACGATCGTCACTGCGCCGGGCAATCCCAAGAACATCGGCTCCTTCGCCGATCTCGCAAACCCCGACGTCCTGACGGTGATCTGTGCGCCGCAGGTGCCGTGCGGTAGCGCGACCAAGAAGGTCGAAGAGTCGACCGCTGTCACGATTCCGGCGGTCAGCGAGGAGTCCGCAGTCACCGACGTTTTAGGCAAGGTCACCTCGGGCCAGGCCGACGCGGGACTCGTCTACGTGACCGACGCAGCAGGCGTCGGCGACCAGGTGACGGCCGTGCCGTTCACCGAGTCGTCCACGGCCGTCAACACCTATCCGATCGCAGTGTTGAAAAGCAGCGAAAATGCAGCTACCGCATCGGCGTTCGAGACCCTCGTCACCAGCGACGCCGGTCGTCGGGTACTGGCGGACGCCGGATTCGCTGCGCCGTGA
- a CDS encoding TOBE domain-containing protein, translating into MPHSRIRVKDAAALLGVSDDTVRRWIDSGALPADKDDAGRKVIDGAELAQFARAHASPPPDPTGSGSSARNRLVGLVTKVTSDTVMSEVEMQCGPFTVVSLMSTESVRNLGLEPGTISVAVVKATTVIVEAP; encoded by the coding sequence GTGCCGCATTCACGGATTCGCGTCAAGGACGCCGCCGCTCTCCTCGGTGTGAGTGACGACACGGTTCGACGCTGGATCGACAGCGGCGCGCTGCCTGCAGACAAGGACGACGCAGGCAGGAAAGTCATCGACGGTGCCGAACTCGCACAGTTCGCCCGCGCGCACGCCTCCCCACCCCCCGACCCGACCGGCAGCGGCAGCTCAGCACGCAACCGGCTCGTGGGTCTGGTCACCAAGGTCACCTCGGACACGGTCATGAGCGAGGTCGAGATGCAGTGCGGACCGTTCACCGTCGTGTCGCTGATGAGCACCGAATCCGTCCGCAATCTCGGCCTGGAGCCGGGGACAATCTCCGTCGCTGTTGTGAAAGCAACCACCGTCATCGTCGAGGCACCCTGA
- a CDS encoding metallophosphoesterase family protein translates to MSAKLWAVSDIHVGHRGNRPVTEDIHPESPEDWLIVAGDVSEKTDDIKWALELLRTRFERVIWVPGNHELWTTAKDPVQIHGVPRYEYLVNLCREIDVVTPEDPYLLWEGEGGPATLVPMFLLYDYSFLPRGAIDKEHGLKIARDKNVVATDEFLLSPQPYATRDAWCNARIDSTKTRLDALDLSIPTVLINHFPMVRQPTDVLFYPEFALWCGSTKTADWHTKYNAICSVYGHLHIPRTTYYDGVRFEEVSVGYPREWQRRGLPANVLRQILPVPEYPEGTLNKWGGHFTVTPEMEAEVEKMRADK, encoded by the coding sequence GTGTCAGCCAAGCTCTGGGCAGTCAGCGATATTCACGTCGGGCACCGAGGCAACCGACCGGTCACCGAGGATATCCATCCCGAATCGCCCGAAGACTGGCTCATTGTCGCCGGTGACGTCTCGGAGAAGACGGACGACATCAAGTGGGCGCTCGAGCTGCTGCGAACCCGTTTCGAACGGGTCATCTGGGTGCCGGGAAATCACGAACTGTGGACGACTGCCAAGGACCCGGTGCAGATTCACGGTGTACCCAGATACGAGTACCTGGTGAACCTGTGTCGCGAGATCGACGTCGTGACCCCGGAAGACCCCTACCTTCTCTGGGAGGGCGAAGGCGGGCCGGCAACGCTCGTTCCGATGTTCTTGCTCTACGACTACTCGTTTCTTCCCCGGGGTGCGATCGACAAGGAGCATGGCCTGAAGATTGCCAGGGACAAGAATGTCGTCGCGACCGACGAGTTCCTCCTGTCGCCGCAGCCCTACGCCACCCGTGACGCTTGGTGTAACGCACGGATCGACAGCACGAAAACACGGCTCGATGCCCTCGACTTGTCGATACCGACGGTGTTGATCAACCACTTCCCGATGGTTCGTCAGCCGACCGACGTCCTGTTCTACCCCGAGTTCGCGCTGTGGTGCGGCTCGACGAAGACGGCCGACTGGCACACCAAGTACAACGCGATCTGCTCGGTCTACGGTCACCTTCACATTCCTCGAACCACCTATTACGACGGTGTTCGCTTCGAGGAAGTGTCCGTCGGATATCCCCGGGAATGGCAGCGGCGAGGATTGCCGGCTAACGTTCTTCGCCAGATTCTTCCCGTTCCGGAGTACCCCGAAGGAACGTTGAACAAATGGGGTGGCCACTTCACCGTCACACCCGAGATGGAAGCCGAAGTCGAGAAGATGAGGGCGGACAAGTGA
- the npt gene encoding 4'-phosphopantetheinyl transferase Npt codes for MIESILPNGVVAAELFEDPPGLQPHPLEAPLVAKAVDKRKREFTSARHCARIAMDKLGVEQAPIMRGTSGAPQWPKGVVGSLTHCDGYRGAVLGYAMQVRSVGIDAEPHGALPDGVLDAVSLQAERDWLATAGSDVHYDRLLFCAKEATYKAWEPLTGRWLGFEDAHITFERTGTGADISGTFHSELLVPGDVVSGSPLSSFDGRWLVSDGLIVTAIAVT; via the coding sequence GTGATCGAGTCGATTCTGCCGAATGGAGTGGTGGCTGCGGAACTGTTCGAGGATCCGCCCGGTTTGCAGCCGCATCCACTCGAGGCACCCCTCGTGGCCAAAGCGGTGGACAAGCGTAAGCGAGAATTCACGTCGGCCCGGCACTGTGCGCGCATCGCCATGGACAAACTGGGCGTCGAGCAGGCCCCGATCATGCGTGGCACATCCGGCGCCCCGCAGTGGCCCAAGGGAGTCGTCGGTTCGCTGACACATTGCGACGGCTACCGAGGTGCCGTTCTCGGGTATGCGATGCAGGTCAGATCGGTCGGTATCGACGCGGAACCGCACGGCGCACTGCCGGATGGCGTGCTCGACGCCGTGAGCCTGCAGGCCGAACGCGACTGGCTTGCGACCGCAGGCTCGGACGTGCACTACGACCGACTCTTGTTCTGTGCCAAAGAGGCGACGTACAAGGCGTGGGAGCCGTTGACGGGAAGATGGCTCGGGTTCGAGGATGCCCACATCACGTTCGAGCGGACGGGAACGGGCGCCGACATCTCTGGAACTTTTCACTCCGAACTTCTGGTGCCGGGTGATGTCGTGTCGGGGTCGCCGTTGTCCTCGTTCGACGGTCGCTGGCTCGTATCGGACGGTTTGATCGTCACCGCCATCGCAGTGACGTAG